A part of Pararhodobacter sp. genomic DNA contains:
- a CDS encoding imm11 family protein: MTIYNLHSSVVGAHHSGAHILPPDGKNEWDEDAEIFEFDVSLNGARALNEAEIGLLQRCRVELMQKPEKPLHCAGIQGSLMVVSVELADLIEQLCPAQHQIIPLSNVWFKRAKEPSPGRYAAVLVMAYTRTVDLERSNIHRSYLPHLDKTAVVFTSSTLNSRVVFAAAEMGKTLWADDVTGALFCSDRFKEAVEAMPGLSGYHFGPCTEV, from the coding sequence ATGACGATTTACAATCTGCATAGCAGCGTCGTGGGCGCCCATCACAGCGGTGCGCATATATTGCCGCCTGATGGCAAGAATGAATGGGACGAAGACGCCGAGATCTTCGAATTTGACGTCAGTCTGAACGGCGCCCGCGCGTTGAACGAGGCGGAAATTGGACTGTTGCAGCGCTGCCGTGTCGAATTGATGCAAAAGCCAGAAAAGCCGCTTCATTGTGCCGGGATACAGGGCAGCTTGATGGTGGTCAGTGTTGAATTGGCTGACCTGATCGAGCAGCTTTGCCCCGCGCAACATCAGATCATACCCCTGTCAAATGTGTGGTTCAAACGCGCAAAAGAGCCGTCCCCCGGCCGGTATGCCGCGGTTCTGGTCATGGCCTACACGCGCACTGTCGATCTGGAGCGATCGAATATCCATCGGTCCTACCTGCCGCATCTCGACAAGACGGCCGTTGTGTTCACCAGTTCGACACTCAACAGCCGTGTTGTCTTTGCTGCGGCAGAGATGGGCAAGACCCTTTGGGCAGATGACGTGACAGGCGCGCTGTTTTGCTCTGATCGGTTCAAAGAGGCTGTCGAGGCTATGCCGGGCCTGTCGGGCTATCATTTCGGTCCCTGCACCGAAGTGTGA
- the tnpC gene encoding IS66 family transposase, which produces MSETASEIAVLRAALAAAEARASAAEGALVAAKGELTQVQAIVSASEDMIRHLRLQIAKLRREQYGHSAERHARLIEQLEMQLEDIETDIADDRAKTEATGPGAMVAAFERRRPARKPFPEHLPRERVVVEAPTSCTCCGSARIVKMGEDITETLEVIPRQWKVIQTVREKFTCRDCERISQPPAPFHPTPRGWAGPNLLAMILFEKFGQHQPLNRQAERYAKEGVEISLSTLADQVGACAVALQPIHDLIRAHVLGTERLHADDTTVPLLAKGGTRTARLWTYLRDDRPFGGGAPPAALYYFSTDRRKEHPTRHLTGWTGILQADAYGGYNDLYRHDHKPAPVRSALCWAHARRKFFELADIKATARKGKKVAEEISPVALEAVQRFDAIFDIEREINGLTAEARHDARQRLVRPMVQDLHDWLRSERARMSKHNPVAKAINYMFEEDGRWEAFTRFLDDGRICLTNNAAERALRGVALGRKAWLFAGSPRGGDRAAFMYSLIVTARMNDIDPQAWLADVLARTPEISLSRLPELLPWNWRQTDRKVAA; this is translated from the coding sequence ATGTCGGAGACCGCATCTGAGATCGCTGTTCTGCGCGCCGCACTCGCCGCGGCAGAGGCCCGCGCGTCTGCCGCAGAAGGCGCATTGGTCGCCGCCAAGGGGGAGTTGACCCAGGTTCAGGCGATCGTCTCGGCCTCCGAAGACATGATCCGGCACCTTCGACTGCAGATCGCCAAACTCCGCCGCGAGCAATATGGCCATAGCGCCGAACGCCATGCCCGGCTGATCGAACAACTGGAGATGCAGCTCGAGGACATCGAGACCGACATTGCCGATGACCGGGCCAAAACCGAGGCAACGGGCCCGGGGGCGATGGTCGCGGCCTTCGAGCGCCGCCGCCCCGCCCGCAAGCCGTTCCCCGAGCATCTGCCCCGCGAGCGCGTGGTGGTTGAGGCGCCGACGTCCTGCACCTGCTGTGGTTCCGCGCGCATCGTGAAGATGGGCGAGGACATCACCGAGACGCTGGAGGTGATCCCCCGGCAGTGGAAGGTCATCCAGACCGTCCGTGAGAAGTTCACCTGCCGCGACTGCGAGCGGATCAGCCAGCCGCCCGCGCCGTTTCATCCGACGCCTCGGGGCTGGGCGGGGCCCAATCTGCTGGCCATGATCCTGTTCGAGAAGTTCGGCCAGCATCAGCCCCTGAACCGGCAGGCCGAGCGCTACGCGAAGGAAGGGGTTGAGATCAGCCTTTCCACCCTCGCCGACCAGGTCGGCGCCTGTGCCGTGGCGCTGCAGCCGATCCACGATCTGATCCGTGCTCATGTCCTCGGCACTGAACGATTGCATGCGGACGACACCACCGTGCCGCTTCTGGCCAAGGGAGGCACCAGGACCGCCCGCCTCTGGACCTATCTGCGCGATGACCGGCCCTTCGGGGGTGGGGCGCCTCCGGCTGCGCTCTACTACTTCTCCACCGACCGCAGGAAAGAACACCCGACCCGGCATCTGACGGGCTGGACTGGCATCCTGCAAGCTGACGCCTATGGCGGCTACAACGATCTCTATCGCCATGATCACAAGCCCGCGCCGGTGCGCAGCGCGCTGTGCTGGGCGCATGCCCGGCGCAAGTTCTTCGAACTGGCGGATATCAAAGCCACGGCCCGCAAGGGCAAGAAGGTGGCCGAGGAGATCTCGCCTGTGGCGCTGGAAGCCGTTCAACGCTTTGACGCCATCTTCGATATCGAGCGCGAGATCAACGGCCTGACCGCCGAGGCCCGTCATGACGCCCGTCAGCGGCTGGTGCGTCCGATGGTCCAGGATCTACATGACTGGCTGCGATCCGAACGCGCCCGGATGTCGAAGCACAACCCTGTCGCCAAGGCCATCAACTACATGTTCGAGGAAGACGGCCGCTGGGAAGCTTTCACCCGGTTCCTCGATGATGGCCGGATTTGCCTCACCAATAATGCGGCCGAACGAGCCCTCCGCGGCGTCGCCCTCGGCCGGAAAGCCTGGCTCTTCGCCGGATCACCGCGCGGCGGCGACCGCGCTGCCTTCATGTATTCCCTGATCGTCACAGCCCGGATGAACGACATCGACCCGCAGGCTTGGCTGGCTGACGTCCTCGCGCGGACGCCAGAAATATCCCTCTCTCGTCTGCCGGAACTGCTCCCTTGGAACTGGCGCCAAACTGATCGGAAGGTGGCCGCCTGA
- a CDS encoding relaxase/mobilization nuclease domain-containing protein, with protein sequence MVKPGSRPIGLAEAVLGDLDFLRPQSGRVKPGPSSSSRQGFRFSPRASQLWRFSLGSNAAVIKKIGKGGTANAKELAAQMDYLFSKSASIFGNGVVLDADAKGLTKDERKDIIGDWVEDWRGSPKNGHTSHLLLSFPSHVRPEKAKLIAEAWAFEMFQSGDHQDDIWSYVAALHTDRAHPHVHIVVNNRGTLNDSWFFMAREHVFNLDVMKTCMVAIAAEEGVFLDATSRAERGLLTYGPSRAEIERAREEGRAPEERPRKGRALEDALATMARTADTMRNLSHVAALTGLPEIAEKIAKAEEVLRQGGVLSPFPAEAATLERADLERHFSGWMTETEGRIRKAPIAERKGLRDELYGYAVDIARGLGDARGAQLLQMMPQSVIYGMALEGDALTRGRAETTLQPGAAERLRAEIVAGASALGLSGERIAIRLETGAANAWEERDWVRSDLLLLAGRRRLDLRDPEQGRRMAGELQGFYDRAAAAIDHTVTHETAPENDRLVRALRSMGRIMQAEGKVGFRNDTHAGRFAAELRARYGAGIVTDLAAGRTDALAQDVGDQAERHRIARAVVSAAKSHVALGLTLRQATVAERELAGQSERKGVTDWEL encoded by the coding sequence ATGGTTAAGCCCGGATCGCGTCCGATCGGGCTGGCAGAGGCTGTTCTAGGCGACCTCGACTTTCTGCGTCCCCAGTCAGGGCGCGTGAAACCCGGTCCCTCTTCTTCCTCTCGGCAGGGCTTTCGATTCTCGCCGCGCGCCAGCCAGCTGTGGCGGTTTTCGCTGGGATCGAACGCCGCGGTCATCAAGAAGATCGGCAAGGGTGGCACGGCGAACGCGAAGGAGCTGGCGGCCCAGATGGATTATCTGTTCTCGAAGTCGGCATCGATCTTTGGCAACGGGGTCGTGCTGGATGCAGATGCCAAGGGGCTGACCAAGGACGAACGAAAAGACATCATCGGCGACTGGGTCGAAGATTGGCGTGGGTCGCCCAAGAACGGGCACACCAGCCATCTGCTGCTGAGCTTTCCGTCCCATGTGCGGCCGGAGAAGGCCAAGCTGATTGCCGAGGCCTGGGCCTTCGAGATGTTCCAGTCGGGCGACCATCAGGACGATATCTGGTCCTATGTCGCGGCGCTGCACACCGACCGGGCGCATCCGCATGTCCATATTGTCGTGAACAACCGAGGCACCCTGAATGACAGCTGGTTCTTCATGGCGAGGGAACATGTGTTCAACCTCGACGTGATGAAAACGTGCATGGTGGCCATTGCGGCGGAAGAAGGGGTGTTTCTGGACGCGACCTCGCGCGCGGAACGGGGGCTTCTGACCTATGGCCCCTCGCGGGCAGAGATCGAACGGGCGCGGGAAGAAGGTAGGGCACCGGAGGAACGGCCGCGCAAGGGTAGGGCGCTGGAGGATGCACTTGCCACGATGGCACGCACGGCGGACACCATGCGCAACCTCAGTCATGTGGCGGCTCTGACCGGGCTGCCGGAGATCGCCGAGAAGATTGCCAAGGCTGAGGAAGTACTTCGGCAGGGAGGGGTACTTTCACCCTTCCCGGCCGAGGCGGCGACGCTGGAGCGTGCTGATCTGGAGCGGCATTTCAGCGGATGGATGACCGAGACCGAAGGCAGGATCCGCAAGGCGCCAATCGCGGAGCGGAAGGGCCTGCGGGATGAGCTTTATGGCTATGCCGTCGACATCGCACGTGGGCTTGGCGATGCCCGCGGCGCGCAGCTTCTGCAGATGATGCCGCAGTCGGTGATTTACGGCATGGCGCTCGAAGGCGACGCCCTGACGCGGGGGCGTGCGGAGACGACCCTGCAGCCCGGGGCGGCGGAGCGGCTGCGCGCGGAGATCGTGGCCGGCGCGAGTGCACTTGGCCTGAGCGGCGAGCGCATCGCCATCCGTCTGGAAACGGGCGCGGCGAACGCCTGGGAAGAGCGGGATTGGGTGCGCAGCGATCTTCTGCTCCTCGCCGGACGGCGACGACTGGACCTGCGCGACCCGGAGCAGGGACGGCGCATGGCCGGGGAGCTGCAGGGGTTTTATGACCGAGCGGCGGCGGCGATTGACCATACCGTTACCCATGAAACCGCGCCTGAGAACGACCGGCTTGTGCGCGCGCTGCGGTCCATGGGACGCATCATGCAGGCCGAGGGGAAGGTCGGGTTCCGCAACGATACCCATGCCGGGCGGTTCGCGGCGGAATTGCGGGCGCGATATGGGGCGGGCATCGTGACAGACCTCGCCGCAGGCCGGACAGATGCGCTGGCGCAGGATGTCGGGGATCAGGCCGAACGCCACCGGATCGCCCGCGCAGTGGTCTCAGCCGCGAAATCGCATGTGGCCTTGGGACTGACTTTGCGGCAGGCGACGGTGGCGGAGCGCGAGTTGGCCGGACAATCGGAGCGCAAGGGCGTGACGGATTGGGAGCTGTGA
- the tnpA gene encoding IS66-like element accessory protein TnpA — MQTTAPGVSVAQVALRYTVNANLIFKWLRDPKYRPAPRSGAEDPGLRFLPVEIVAEAKGPIAMPAALNHIEIEVAGGHRMRISGSYDPEALARLIRGLTA, encoded by the coding sequence TTGCAGACGACGGCGCCCGGCGTCTCCGTGGCTCAGGTGGCGCTTCGCTACACGGTGAATGCGAACCTGATCTTCAAGTGGCTGCGCGATCCCAAGTATCGGCCCGCACCCCGGTCTGGGGCAGAGGATCCCGGTTTGCGCTTTCTGCCGGTGGAGATCGTCGCAGAGGCGAAGGGGCCGATTGCGATGCCCGCCGCATTGAACCACATCGAGATCGAGGTGGCGGGCGGTCACCGGATGCGGATCAGCGGCAGCTATGATCCTGAGGCGCTGGCGCGGCTTATCCGGGGCCTGACAGCGTGA
- the mobC gene encoding plasmid mobilization relaxosome protein MobC, which yields MGQVVSCRLPAEELQAFDALCTQLGAKSRSDGVRSVVRMASGFLEFSREDSARLEEIRHELAKIGTNVNQIALAANRGRAPMVRAQWASVEELRRSLPMVAKMLSQIIAERRRQGVALFRKFVEIQEGARHG from the coding sequence TTGGGCCAGGTTGTAAGTTGCCGTCTGCCTGCCGAAGAGCTTCAAGCCTTCGATGCGCTCTGCACCCAACTCGGCGCGAAATCCCGCTCTGACGGTGTGAGGTCGGTCGTGCGGATGGCCTCGGGCTTCCTCGAGTTCAGCCGGGAAGACAGCGCGCGGCTGGAAGAGATCCGCCACGAGTTGGCGAAGATCGGTACCAACGTGAACCAGATTGCGCTGGCGGCAAACCGGGGCCGGGCGCCGATGGTGCGGGCGCAATGGGCATCGGTCGAAGAATTGCGCCGGTCGCTGCCAATGGTGGCGAAGATGTTGAGCCAGATCATCGCGGAACGCCGGCGGCAGGGCGTGGCGCTGTTCCGCAAGTTTGTCGAAATCCAGGAGGGTGCGCGCCATGGTTAA
- a CDS encoding integrase core domain-containing protein: MILRPRSVQDKNRHLRDELLKETLFPSLHHARATLAASRKDYNTERPHSRLGWPTQAEFAQTFARQRGLTLRNPQNSAPAPVAQPAQTGKTQTRSLVHTG; the protein is encoded by the coding sequence TTGATACTAAGGCCGCGTTCGGTTCAGGACAAAAACCGTCATTTGCGCGATGAGCTGTTGAAAGAGACCCTGTTCCCGTCTCTGCACCATGCCCGCGCCACGCTGGCAGCCTCGCGCAAAGACTATAACACCGAACGCCCCCACTCCCGCCTTGGCTGGCCGACCCAAGCCGAGTTTGCACAAACCTTCGCCCGGCAACGGGGACTCACGCTGCGCAACCCGCAAAACTCCGCGCCAGCCCCCGTTGCCCAACCCGCCCAAACAGGCAAAACTCAAACCCGGAGTCTCGTTCACACTGGATAA
- the tnpB gene encoding IS66 family insertion sequence element accessory protein TnpB (TnpB, as the term is used for proteins encoded by IS66 family insertion elements, is considered an accessory protein, since TnpC, encoded by a neighboring gene, is a DDE family transposase.) — MIPVPANTRVWLAAGVTDMRKGFAALAAQAEAVLKQDPFAGHLFVFRGRRGDLVKVIWWDGQGACMFMKRLEKGRFVWPSAKEGKVALSPAQLSMLLEGIDWRAPERTWRPLAAG, encoded by the coding sequence GTGATCCCGGTCCCGGCCAACACGCGGGTCTGGCTGGCGGCCGGAGTGACCGACATGCGCAAGGGCTTTGCGGCACTGGCCGCGCAGGCCGAGGCGGTGCTGAAGCAGGATCCGTTTGCCGGGCATCTCTTCGTCTTCCGTGGCCGTCGGGGCGATCTGGTGAAGGTCATCTGGTGGGATGGCCAAGGGGCCTGCATGTTCATGAAGCGGCTGGAGAAGGGCCGCTTCGTCTGGCCCTCGGCCAAGGAGGGCAAGGTGGCTTTGTCGCCTGCGCAACTGTCGATGCTCTTGGAAGGCATCGATTGGCGGGCCCCGGAACGGACGTGGCGGCCTCTGGCTGCGGGATAA
- a CDS encoding RNA ligase family protein yields MCYLTQMKKYGRTFHLPFSPGATSDDKIMSSLDGLMVDDLVVTEKMDGENTTIHANGSHARSPDSRYHPSRDWLKAFAAGISPFLADGERIVGENLYAHHSVYYSALPSYFLGFSWIVGDEVQSWDLTLARFEELGILPVPTLYRGPYHATLFDHLMQTIDLTTQEGFVARTAASFAEAEMPIKMGKYVREGHVQSKTHWMKAELIPNRLSED; encoded by the coding sequence ATGTGTTATCTCACCCAAATGAAGAAATATGGTCGCACGTTTCACCTACCTTTCTCCCCCGGTGCCACCAGCGATGACAAGATCATGTCATCGTTGGATGGGCTGATGGTGGACGACCTCGTCGTCACCGAAAAGATGGATGGCGAGAATACAACCATTCATGCCAACGGTTCCCACGCGCGCAGCCCGGACAGCCGTTACCATCCTTCCCGAGACTGGCTCAAAGCCTTCGCTGCTGGGATTTCACCCTTTCTGGCAGACGGCGAACGCATTGTCGGTGAAAACCTCTATGCGCATCATTCGGTCTATTATAGCGCTCTTCCCTCATACTTTCTTGGATTTTCCTGGATTGTTGGGGACGAAGTTCAATCATGGGATCTGACACTCGCTCGGTTCGAGGAGCTGGGTATCCTGCCGGTCCCGACGCTTTACCGCGGTCCATACCACGCCACCCTGTTCGATCACTTGATGCAGACAATTGATCTGACAACACAGGAAGGTTTCGTTGCAAGGACCGCGGCTTCGTTTGCAGAAGCTGAAATGCCAATAAAAATGGGAAAATACGTCAGGGAGGGGCATGTTCAGTCAAAAACCCACTGGATGAAGGCCGAGCTGATCCCCAATCGCCTTTCTGAAGATTGA
- a CDS encoding UPF0149 family protein, producing MAKSWIDEALAALAAAGADGFGARRDVLERMSFDLLHRPALGGQIVAQLCAIETPSPNDEGLVDLLGAGLDAARIARENGKSRGQTFLKTVEDALDLARRQGRMTPAHNLIFAQLWTRNGLTAPASLELQREGVISETGRRTANPAQGEALLEGLFTELIQQAEGEPLALHHALTESFPAMPPEMRDQVVAYSVGRSDALHADLACFWLLDPAPHIRLAAAQGLADRLVRGDLPGRILATLVVLRSWMPEDAARGRVDLVLKEAMRKGVIADPDVTPWKIHGIRMTLPDGGGAQSIGVALQAGSQRKMAMLLLKQGQGVKDAYTIPCTTAREQKSIIERMSEDVGALTGTADCLRRAVSLALADGLAHGLPPVPGLIEVARLCGLNGLRPEARSTPDLIAGTGSFAAVKELPSRQQGALIMASEDWWDRHEIIESWFEDSDEAHAALDKARSARSAEAALWKWLETRRDWWARIMARSADVLETSLHPDATGFVACATALLDGRELKRIPVMLDIHEQTIEAWVRDDPDFDPEASLEELAEAAPEPEKKGEVAALLRGTGLSSDWLDGYLTGIVIAPKIIMPNQWLPRILDAVLPRIDPSRFQRFMDLLMMRAQAVAEIASEPAEFAASISSRSKKAQGDWASGFSEALDRFQSAWPKKGMTKEDRRLIEIGATGLAGADLPELAALIAERQEKNSG from the coding sequence GTGGCAAAGAGTTGGATCGATGAGGCATTGGCCGCCCTTGCGGCGGCGGGCGCCGATGGCTTCGGCGCGCGGCGCGACGTTCTGGAACGCATGAGTTTCGACCTCTTGCATCGTCCGGCCCTGGGCGGCCAGATCGTCGCGCAACTATGTGCAATCGAAACCCCTTCGCCGAATGACGAGGGCCTTGTGGATCTTCTCGGTGCCGGCCTCGACGCCGCGCGTATCGCCAGAGAAAACGGCAAGTCGCGCGGCCAGACCTTTCTCAAGACTGTCGAAGACGCGCTTGATCTTGCGCGCCGGCAGGGGCGGATGACGCCTGCTCACAACCTCATCTTCGCCCAGCTCTGGACACGCAACGGCCTGACCGCCCCGGCTTCTCTGGAGTTGCAGCGCGAGGGCGTCATTTCGGAAACGGGGCGACGTACGGCCAATCCCGCCCAAGGCGAAGCCCTGCTTGAAGGGCTCTTCACCGAACTGATCCAGCAGGCGGAGGGCGAACCACTTGCATTGCACCATGCCCTGACCGAAAGCTTCCCGGCCATGCCCCCGGAGATGCGCGATCAGGTGGTTGCCTATTCGGTGGGTCGAAGCGATGCGCTCCATGCCGATCTGGCCTGTTTCTGGCTGCTTGACCCGGCTCCGCATATCCGCCTTGCCGCAGCGCAAGGCCTGGCGGATCGTCTTGTACGCGGCGACCTTCCGGGGCGCATACTGGCGACATTGGTTGTTCTGCGCAGCTGGATGCCCGAGGATGCGGCACGGGGCAGGGTCGATCTGGTTCTCAAAGAGGCCATGCGCAAAGGCGTTATTGCCGACCCGGACGTGACCCCATGGAAGATCCATGGCATCCGCATGACCCTGCCGGATGGGGGTGGGGCGCAGAGCATCGGTGTCGCGCTGCAAGCAGGATCGCAACGCAAGATGGCGATGCTTCTTCTCAAGCAGGGGCAAGGCGTAAAGGACGCCTATACCATTCCCTGTACTACCGCCCGGGAGCAGAAGTCGATCATCGAGCGCATGTCGGAAGATGTCGGCGCATTGACCGGGACGGCCGACTGTTTGCGCCGGGCCGTGTCTCTCGCGCTCGCCGATGGCCTCGCCCATGGTCTGCCGCCGGTTCCGGGGTTGATTGAGGTGGCGCGCCTCTGCGGCCTCAACGGGCTGCGCCCGGAGGCCAGATCGACGCCGGATCTTATTGCCGGCACGGGATCGTTCGCGGCAGTCAAGGAGCTGCCTTCACGTCAGCAGGGTGCCCTGATCATGGCCAGCGAAGACTGGTGGGATCGGCACGAGATCATCGAGAGCTGGTTCGAGGACAGCGATGAAGCCCATGCGGCCCTCGACAAGGCGCGCAGTGCCCGCTCGGCGGAGGCCGCGCTCTGGAAATGGCTCGAGACCCGGCGCGACTGGTGGGCCCGTATCATGGCCCGCAGCGCCGATGTGCTGGAGACAAGCCTTCATCCAGATGCGACCGGTTTTGTTGCTTGCGCCACCGCGCTTCTTGATGGTCGGGAGTTGAAGAGGATCCCGGTCATGCTCGATATACACGAACAGACGATCGAGGCCTGGGTGCGGGATGATCCGGACTTCGATCCGGAGGCCTCGCTCGAGGAACTGGCCGAAGCGGCCCCCGAGCCCGAGAAGAAGGGTGAAGTTGCCGCGCTGTTGCGCGGAACGGGCCTTTCGTCTGACTGGCTTGACGGTTACCTGACCGGGATCGTCATCGCGCCGAAAATCATCATGCCGAACCAGTGGCTGCCCCGGATTCTGGACGCCGTCCTGCCCCGGATCGACCCGTCCCGCTTCCAGCGGTTCATGGACCTTCTGATGATGCGTGCCCAGGCGGTTGCCGAAATAGCGTCCGAGCCCGCCGAGTTCGCGGCCTCGATTTCCAGTCGATCGAAGAAGGCGCAGGGCGATTGGGCATCCGGGTTTTCTGAGGCCCTGGACAGGTTCCAGTCGGCATGGCCGAAGAAGGGCATGACCAAGGAGGACCGCAGATTGATTGAAATTGGAGCGACTGGCCTGGCCGGTGCCGATCTGCCTGAACTCGCGGCTTTGATCGCGGAACGGCAGGAGAAAAACTCAGGGTGA
- a CDS encoding helix-turn-helix domain-containing protein, whose product MPTLPIPVFVSFLLAFACLRLCVEQRRLSVLGLLLALCAAQSFIIALAQHYMVPGLRWVQPVSAALVPPVAWLAYVATALRPAARGDLLHGLVPLAALAALLVAPAFLDVLLPAAFVGYGIAILMQALRGADAQPQALLAHGNLPARIWLVIGAALVASALSDVLIVLAQATGRAETRGWIITVFSVGNLLLIGLFALSPYLRAEPPEAEEAEEETPEPDIELWQRLQAFNARERPYLDPNLTLAQLARRLRVPAKALSATINRSTGENVSRFVNAERIRHAQSLLLRGETVTEAMLASGFNTKSNFNREFLRVAGASPSDWLKASRTTAEVNTSQPLS is encoded by the coding sequence ATGCCCACCCTTCCCATCCCCGTTTTTGTTTCCTTTCTGCTGGCCTTCGCCTGCCTGCGCCTCTGTGTGGAACAGCGGCGGCTGAGCGTCCTCGGGCTGCTTCTGGCGCTCTGCGCGGCGCAGTCCTTCATCATCGCGCTGGCGCAACACTACATGGTGCCGGGCCTGCGGTGGGTGCAGCCCGTCAGCGCCGCCCTTGTTCCGCCGGTGGCCTGGCTGGCCTATGTCGCCACCGCCCTGCGGCCAGCGGCGCGGGGCGATCTGCTGCATGGTCTGGTTCCGCTGGCGGCCCTGGCAGCGCTGCTGGTGGCGCCCGCCTTCCTTGACGTGCTGCTGCCCGCGGCCTTCGTCGGCTACGGCATCGCGATCCTGATGCAGGCCCTGCGCGGTGCCGACGCGCAGCCCCAGGCCCTGCTGGCGCATGGCAACCTGCCTGCGCGCATATGGCTGGTGATCGGCGCGGCCCTGGTCGCATCGGCATTGAGCGATGTGCTGATCGTGCTCGCGCAGGCCACTGGGCGGGCCGAAACGCGCGGCTGGATCATCACAGTCTTTTCGGTCGGCAACCTGCTGCTGATCGGCCTGTTCGCGCTGTCCCCATATCTGCGGGCAGAACCTCCGGAAGCAGAAGAGGCTGAAGAGGAAACCCCCGAGCCGGATATCGAGCTATGGCAGCGGCTGCAGGCCTTCAATGCGCGGGAAAGGCCATACCTCGACCCGAACCTGACGCTCGCGCAACTTGCCCGGAGACTGCGTGTTCCGGCCAAGGCGCTGTCGGCCACGATAAACCGTTCAACCGGCGAGAACGTCTCGCGCTTTGTAAACGCCGAACGTATCCGTCATGCCCAATCCCTCCTCCTGCGCGGCGAGACAGTGACCGAGGCGATGCTGGCCTCGGGGTTTAACACCAAGTCGAACTTCAACCGCGAGTTCCTGCGCGTCGCCGGTGCCAGTCCAAGCGATTGGCTAAAGGCCAGTCGCACGACTGCAGAGGTGAACACTTCGCAGCCCCTGTCATGA
- the tnpB gene encoding IS66 family insertion sequence element accessory protein TnpB (TnpB, as the term is used for proteins encoded by IS66 family insertion elements, is considered an accessory protein, since TnpC, encoded by a neighboring gene, is a DDE family transposase.) codes for MIAFPAGARVWIAGGVTDMRCGMNSLALKVQQGLGRDPHGGEIFCFRGRKGDLIKVLWHDGVGMSLYLKRLEAGKFIWPVSQNGSAVPVSAAQLGYLLEGIDWRNPRWTQRPASAG; via the coding sequence GGCCCGCGTGTGGATTGCAGGCGGGGTAACGGACATGCGGTGCGGAATGAACAGTCTGGCGCTGAAGGTCCAGCAGGGGCTGGGGCGCGACCCGCATGGTGGCGAGATCTTCTGCTTCCGGGGGCGCAAGGGTGACCTGATCAAGGTGCTGTGGCACGACGGGGTCGGCATGTCGCTGTATCTGAAGCGGCTGGAGGCCGGAAAGTTCATCTGGCCGGTGAGCCAGAATGGCTCAGCCGTTCCGGTTTCGGCAGCGCAGCTCGGCTATCTTCTGGAAGGAATTGATTGGCGCAATCCGCGCTGGACACAGCGGCCAGCATCAGCGGGTTAA